One genomic region from Dioscorea cayenensis subsp. rotundata cultivar TDr96_F1 unplaced genomic scaffold, TDr96_F1_v2_PseudoChromosome.rev07_lg8_w22 25.fasta BLBR01001848.1, whole genome shotgun sequence encodes:
- the LOC120257084 gene encoding uncharacterized protein LOC120257084, whose protein sequence is MRSLGEKMSDVVVIKKIVRSMSSKFDYVVCSIKESHDLDSMSIDELQSSLQIYEQRMHGHAIEEQALKIAHVDNSGGSRYGQSTPHGRGRGRYRRGMNKALVECYYCHDLGHFLFECPKKNKEPKDEKETKAHFAETSEEMLLMAYTDADTTIGETSWFLDSGCSNHMCGRKELFSHLDETFRKSVKLGNNYSLCVMCKGQIHITINNVTQILTEEFYVPDLCNNLLSIGQLQEKCLVILVQHNKCKIYHPDRGLIIETTMSLNRMFILLATIKCPVQNCFQILSQNPDHLWHCRYGLLSLDGLKTLHTKQMVHLLPQLKNSS, encoded by the coding sequence ATGCGCAGTCTTGGTGAAAAGATGAGTGATGTTGTTGTCATTAAAAAGATTGTACGCTCCATGTCCTCCAAATTTGATTATGTAGTTTGCTCCATTAAAGAGTCTCATGATCTTGATTCTATGAGTATTGACGAATTACAAAGCAGTCTTCAAATCTATGAACAACGTATGCATGGACATGCGATCGAAGAGCAAGCACTGAAGATTGCTCATGTGGATAATTCTGGTGGTTCTAGATATGGTCAAAGCACCCCACATGGAAGAGGAAGAGGTCGCTACCGACGAGGTATGAACAAAGCTCTTGTTGAATGTTATTACTGTCATGATCTTGGCCATTTTTTGTTTGAGTGCCCTAAGAAAAATAAGGAACCTAAGGATGAGAAGGAGACAAAGGCTCATTTTGCAGAAACAAGTGAAGAAATGCTCCTTATGGCCTATACTGATGCTGACACAACAATTGGTGAGACTTCATGGTTCCTAGATTCTGGATGTAGCAATCACATGTGTGGACGAAAGGAGTTATTCTCACACTTGGATGAAACATTTCGCAAGTCGGTCAAGCTGGGCAACAATTACAGTCTTTGTGTGATGTGCAAAGGACAAATCCATATAACTATCAATAATGTTACTCAAATTCTTACAGAAGAGTTCTATGTGCCTGATCTATGCAACAATCTTTTGAGTATCGGTCAATTGCAGGAAAAATGCCTTGTAATCTTAGTTCAACACAACAAGTGCAAAATCTACCATCCAGATAGAGGGCTTATTATCGAAACTACTATGTCTCTCAACCGGATGTTCATTCTCTTAGCTACCATCAAATGTCCAGTACAGAATTGTTTCCAAATTCTTTCTCAAAATCCAGATCATCTTTGGCATTGTCGTTATGGCCTTTTGAGTCTTGATGGACTCAAAACTCTTCACACCAAACAGATGGTTCATTTATTACCCCAACTGAAGAACTCCAGCTAA
- the LOC120257085 gene encoding secreted RxLR effector protein 161-like yields MADCNSVNNPIVPGTKLMKDLMGEQVDYTFYKQPVGSLMYLTSTRSDLLYVVGLLNRYMAHPTTFHLQAAKHVLRYIKGTTTFGVFYRQGGNHQLVGYSDSDYAGDVEDRRSTLGFQFLLSSGVVSWSSRKQPIVKLSTTEAEFVTAFACACQAVWLRRMMEQLDQTQSGATMIYCDNSSTIKLSRNPVMHDRSKHIDVRFHFLRDLT; encoded by the coding sequence ATGGCAGATTGCAACTCAGTAAATAATCCCATTGTTCCAGGCACAAAGTTAATGAAAGATTTGATGGGAGAGCAAGTGGATTATACTTTCTATAAACAACCAGTGGGTAGCTTAATGTACTTAACCTCCACTAGGTCGGATTTGCTATATGTGGTTGGTCTTCTCAATCGATACATGGCTCATCCTACTACATTTCATCTTCAAGCTGCAAAACATGTGTTAAGATATATCAAAGGCACCACTACATTTGGTGTGTTTTATCGCCAGGGAGGGAACCACCAACTTGTGGGATATTCTGATAGTGATTATGCAGGAGATGTCGAAGATCGCAGGAGCACTTtaggttttcaatttttattaagtTCAGGGGTTGTGTCTTGGTCCTCTCGCAAACAACCTATTGTCAAGCTGTCTACGACTGAAGCAGAATTTGTTACAGCATTTGCTTGTGCATGTCAGGCTGTATGGTTGCGAAGGATGATGGAGCAGCTTGACCAAACTCAAAGTGGAGCTACCATGATATATTGTGATAATAGCTCAACAATCAAGCTCTCTCGTAATCCAGTTATGCATGATCGAAGCAAACATATTGATGTTCGATTTCATTTTCTCAGAGATCTCACTTGA